The Sphingomonas sp. KR3-1 genome contains a region encoding:
- a CDS encoding sigma-70 family RNA polymerase sigma factor, with amino-acid sequence MTGTDAAASFDPLRPRLARIAYRMLGSVADAEDVVQDAFLRWLDADRGQVREPEAFLRRVVTRLCLDQLKSARARRETYVGPWLPEPLVEEEEEEDVEDVTLPLMMALERLSPLERAAFLLHDVFGVPFEEVADTIGRDSAATRQLASRARTHVRAARPRYAMPKEKGLEIVAAFFAASRSGDMTAFRSLLADDVTTWSDGGGKVHAGLRPIVGVDDNMKLYTSLARFFAKEQSRIVRYGMINGLPGFVSVEPGGVLQTTALAIEDGRIVGIYVTRNPEKLGHLGAVH; translated from the coding sequence ATGACCGGCACGGACGCAGCGGCGAGCTTCGATCCGCTGCGTCCGCGGCTGGCGCGCATCGCCTATCGCATGCTCGGCTCGGTCGCGGATGCGGAGGACGTGGTGCAGGATGCCTTCCTGCGCTGGCTCGATGCCGACCGCGGCCAGGTCCGCGAGCCCGAGGCGTTCCTGCGCCGGGTGGTGACGCGCCTGTGCCTCGACCAGCTCAAGTCCGCCCGCGCCCGGCGCGAGACCTATGTCGGCCCCTGGCTGCCCGAGCCGCTGGTCGAGGAGGAGGAGGAGGAGGATGTGGAGGACGTCACCTTGCCGCTGATGATGGCGCTCGAACGGCTTTCGCCGCTCGAACGTGCCGCCTTCCTGCTCCACGACGTGTTCGGCGTGCCCTTCGAGGAAGTCGCCGATACGATCGGCCGCGACTCCGCCGCCACGCGCCAGCTTGCCAGCCGCGCCCGCACCCATGTCCGCGCCGCGCGCCCGCGCTACGCGATGCCGAAGGAGAAGGGGCTGGAGATCGTCGCCGCCTTCTTCGCCGCGTCGCGCAGCGGCGACATGACCGCGTTCCGCAGCCTGCTCGCCGATGATGTCACCACCTGGTCCGATGGCGGCGGCAAGGTCCATGCCGGCCTGCGCCCGATCGTCGGCGTGGACGACAACATGAAGCTCTACACCTCGCTCGCGCGCTTCTTCGCCAAGGAACAGTCGCGGATCGTGCGCTACGGGATGATCAACGGGCTGCCGGGCTTTGTCTCGGTCGAGCCGGGCGGCGTGCTGCAGACCACCGCGCTGGCGATCGAGGACGGGCGGATCGTCGGGATCTACGTCACCCGCAATCCCGAGAAGCTCGGGCATCTGGGGGCGGTGCATTAA
- a CDS encoding carboxymuconolactone decarboxylase family protein, whose translation MNPRLDLFHAAPAPMKAWYDMSLKIAPTLEHSLLELVKIRASQINGCANCLNMHTADARKAGETEQRIYLLSAWHEAPCYTPRERAALAWTDALTLVSTARAPEALYAELAFEFSEEEQVELTLMINTINGWNRLAVAFNLFYEAKPAVAAA comes from the coding sequence ATGAACCCCCGTCTCGACCTCTTCCACGCCGCGCCCGCCCCGATGAAGGCCTGGTACGACATGTCGCTCAAGATCGCCCCCACGCTCGAGCACAGCCTGCTCGAGCTGGTGAAGATCCGCGCCTCGCAGATCAACGGCTGCGCCAATTGCCTCAACATGCACACCGCCGATGCGCGCAAGGCCGGCGAGACCGAGCAGCGCATCTATCTGCTCAGCGCCTGGCATGAGGCGCCCTGCTATACCCCGCGCGAGCGCGCCGCGCTGGCCTGGACCGATGCTCTGACTCTGGTATCCACGGCCCGCGCGCCCGAGGCGCTATATGCCGAGCTCGCCTTCGAGTTCAGCGAGGAGGAGCAGGTGGAGCTCACGCTCATGATCAACACGATCAACGGCTGGAACCGCCTCGCGGTGGCGTTCAACCTGTTCTACGAGGCCAAGCCGGCGGTGGCCGCGGCATGA
- a CDS encoding M20/M25/M40 family metallo-hydrolase, protein MRHLLLATAALLVAAPAAAQSVDPATGGALVAEGTDHSEVMTTAEYLADVIGPRMTNSPAMRTAEQWTQDKFRGWGLVDVHKEGFDFGRGWWIEKSSVRMVAPRPVQLTAIPIAWTPATNGVVTAPVIVAPMKSAGDFAQWKGKLAGKVVLVSAPGTGSEPNEPDFQRLSDADLAKLDVYQEPTWDPANQRQTLARAGFERALAQFLAEEGAVAYVTRSRNDGKLVHGEGYLHHVGETPKVPGVEMAAEDYRRLVRLAWTGKAPTLEIENNVHFDDSDPKAYNIIADIKGSDPRAGYVMAGAHLDSWVAGDGAADNGAGSAMVMEAARIIAASGIKPKRTIRFALWAGEEQSLYGSIAYIEQHLAKRPAWDHVPSADEFYYSWATRFPITPLPGHKDLAAYFNIDNGSGKIRGIYAENNMAVVPIFRDWLAPFASMGASTVAIQKTEGTDHQFMQSVGIPAFQFIQDPLDYESRVHHTQLDTYDHLKAADMRQASIILAAFLLDAANARDPLPRLPIPTAPAVTDPFTGPAKEK, encoded by the coding sequence ATGCGCCACCTTCTCCTCGCTACCGCCGCCCTGCTCGTCGCCGCACCGGCCGCCGCCCAGTCGGTCGATCCCGCCACCGGCGGCGCGCTGGTCGCAGAGGGCACCGACCATTCGGAGGTGATGACCACCGCCGAATATCTCGCCGACGTCATCGGCCCGCGCATGACCAATTCGCCGGCGATGCGTACCGCCGAGCAATGGACGCAGGACAAGTTCCGCGGCTGGGGCCTGGTCGATGTCCACAAGGAAGGCTTCGACTTCGGCCGCGGCTGGTGGATCGAGAAGTCGAGCGTGCGCATGGTCGCGCCACGCCCGGTCCAGCTCACCGCGATCCCGATCGCCTGGACGCCTGCCACCAACGGCGTCGTGACCGCGCCGGTGATCGTCGCGCCGATGAAGAGCGCCGGCGATTTCGCGCAGTGGAAGGGCAAGCTCGCCGGCAAGGTCGTGCTGGTCTCCGCGCCCGGCACCGGCTCGGAGCCGAACGAGCCCGATTTCCAGCGCCTCAGCGACGCCGATCTCGCCAAGCTCGACGTCTATCAGGAACCGACCTGGGACCCGGCCAACCAGCGGCAGACGCTCGCCCGCGCCGGCTTCGAGCGCGCGCTCGCCCAGTTCCTCGCCGAGGAAGGCGCGGTCGCCTATGTCACGCGCTCGCGCAACGACGGCAAGCTGGTCCACGGCGAAGGCTATCTCCACCATGTCGGCGAGACGCCCAAGGTGCCCGGCGTCGAGATGGCGGCGGAGGATTATCGCCGCCTCGTCCGCCTGGCCTGGACGGGCAAGGCGCCGACGCTCGAGATCGAGAACAACGTCCATTTCGACGACAGCGACCCCAAGGCCTACAACATCATCGCCGACATCAAGGGCAGCGATCCCAGGGCCGGCTATGTGATGGCCGGCGCGCATCTCGACAGCTGGGTGGCGGGCGACGGCGCCGCCGACAATGGCGCGGGCAGCGCGATGGTGATGGAGGCGGCGCGGATCATCGCCGCCAGCGGGATCAAGCCGAAGCGCACGATCCGCTTCGCGCTCTGGGCGGGCGAGGAACAGAGCCTCTACGGCTCGATCGCCTATATCGAGCAGCACCTCGCCAAGCGCCCGGCCTGGGATCACGTGCCGAGCGCCGACGAATTCTACTACAGCTGGGCCACGCGCTTCCCGATCACGCCGCTGCCCGGCCACAAGGACCTCGCCGCCTATTTCAACATCGACAATGGCTCGGGCAAGATCCGCGGCATCTATGCCGAGAACAACATGGCGGTCGTGCCGATCTTCCGCGACTGGCTCGCCCCGTTCGCCTCGATGGGCGCATCGACCGTGGCGATCCAGAAGACCGAGGGCACCGATCACCAGTTCATGCAGTCGGTCGGCATCCCGGCCTTCCAGTTCATCCAGGACCCGCTCGATTACGAGAGCCGCGTGCACCACACCCAGCTCGACACCTATGATCACCTGAAGGCGGCGGACATGCGCCAGGCCTCGATCATCCTGGCCGCCTTCCTGCTCGACGCCGCCAACGCCAGGGACCCGCTGCCCCGCCTGCCGATCCCGACCGCGCCGGCGGTGACCGATCCGTTCACGGGTCCGGCGAAGGAAAAGTAA
- a CDS encoding Glu/Leu/Phe/Val dehydrogenase dimerization domain-containing protein, whose translation MITDWGFPDFDDHEGVHLFSDRESGLSAIIAVHSSKLGPAAGGVRFWHYADHRAAITDALRLSRGMSYKNAMANLPLGGGKGVILASQPGATVTTAQLEAFGRAVESLGGKYVTAEDVGMSEERMKVVATQTRHVSGLPVAEGGAGGDPGPVTARGVYLGVKAAAKRGLGAETMQGVRVAIQGVGSVGGGVARLLAADGARLVLADVNAERAKALAAELGGEAVDASEILGLETDILSPNALGAIFTEQSIAALKTNIIAGGANNQLATRADGQRLHDRGILYAPDYVINAGGIINVGLEYLGQGNMAEVQARVDKIPERLIEVWDESARTGDPQSEVADRIAQRLIGRG comes from the coding sequence GTGATCACCGACTGGGGCTTCCCCGATTTCGACGACCATGAAGGCGTCCATCTGTTCAGCGACCGCGAATCGGGCCTCAGCGCCATCATCGCAGTCCACTCCTCCAAGCTCGGCCCGGCGGCCGGCGGCGTGCGCTTCTGGCACTATGCCGATCACCGCGCCGCGATCACCGACGCGCTGCGCCTGTCGCGCGGCATGAGCTACAAGAACGCGATGGCCAACCTGCCGCTCGGCGGCGGCAAGGGCGTGATCCTGGCGAGCCAGCCGGGCGCGACCGTCACCACCGCGCAGCTCGAGGCGTTCGGCCGCGCGGTCGAATCGCTCGGCGGCAAATATGTCACCGCGGAAGATGTCGGCATGTCCGAGGAGCGGATGAAGGTCGTCGCGACCCAGACCCGCCACGTCTCGGGGCTTCCCGTGGCCGAAGGCGGCGCGGGCGGCGACCCGGGCCCGGTGACCGCGCGCGGCGTCTATCTCGGCGTGAAGGCGGCGGCGAAGCGCGGCCTCGGCGCGGAGACCATGCAGGGCGTGCGCGTCGCGATCCAGGGCGTCGGCTCGGTCGGCGGCGGCGTCGCCCGCCTGCTCGCCGCGGACGGCGCCAGGCTGGTGCTGGCCGACGTCAATGCCGAGCGCGCCAAGGCGCTCGCGGCGGAGCTGGGCGGCGAGGCCGTCGACGCCTCCGAGATCCTCGGCCTCGAGACCGACATCCTCAGCCCCAATGCGCTGGGTGCGATCTTCACCGAGCAGAGCATCGCCGCGCTCAAGACCAATATCATCGCCGGCGGCGCCAACAACCAGCTCGCCACCCGCGCGGACGGCCAGCGTCTCCACGACCGCGGCATCCTCTACGCGCCCGATTACGTGATCAACGCGGGCGGGATCATCAATGTCGGCCTCGAATATCTGGGGCAGGGCAACATGGCCGAGGTCCAGGCACGCGTCGACAAGATCCCCGAGCGCCTGATCGAAGTGTGGGACGAAAGCGCCCGCACCGGCGATCCCCAGAGCGAAGTCGCCGACCGCATCGCGCAAAGGCTGATCGGGCGGGGGTGA
- a CDS encoding ATPase, T2SS/T4P/T4SS family, with translation MEVDAEVLVPRAQAQPVGGAFAESAADALVAEARRRRASHIHLETGPAGCVIRLRIAGQLTEPRHHPLDEALAATLRAAPGVSVLALGQGERIVLRLDGGERRERALEAIGMSRGLIDALLPALRRGGLVLVAGPEGSGRSTTIATLLGHFAGSPRHIAAIGTLPVDGVTRIEGLAGAAAVRAALEQDPDVIALDRLDGREAAAAAAEAAEEGHLVLAAIDAPDAVSAIRRMRDWRVEPFRLASTIAATLAQRLVRRLCPDCRRPVQANGSVSALLGFDSGAIVYAPVGCESCEGSGFAGQTGVFEAIVADGAIRRLINDGGDEAILARHAFLRAPNLGSAARALVREGLTTPDEAVRISRG, from the coding sequence ATGGAGGTCGACGCCGAAGTGCTGGTGCCGCGCGCGCAGGCGCAGCCCGTCGGCGGCGCTTTTGCCGAATCGGCTGCCGACGCGCTGGTCGCCGAGGCCCGTCGTCGCCGCGCCTCGCACATCCATCTCGAGACCGGCCCCGCCGGCTGCGTGATCCGCCTGCGCATCGCCGGCCAGCTCACCGAGCCGCGCCACCACCCCCTCGACGAGGCGCTCGCTGCAACGCTGCGTGCGGCACCCGGCGTGTCGGTGCTGGCGCTGGGGCAGGGGGAGCGGATCGTGCTGCGCCTCGACGGCGGCGAGCGGCGCGAGCGTGCGCTCGAGGCGATCGGGATGAGCCGCGGGCTGATCGATGCGCTGCTGCCGGCGCTGCGTCGCGGCGGGCTGGTGCTCGTCGCCGGGCCCGAGGGATCGGGCCGCAGCACCACGATCGCGACGCTGCTCGGCCATTTCGCCGGCTCGCCGCGCCACATCGCCGCGATCGGCACGCTGCCGGTGGACGGCGTCACCCGGATCGAGGGCCTTGCCGGCGCCGCCGCGGTCCGTGCCGCGCTCGAGCAGGATCCCGACGTGATCGCGCTCGACAGGCTCGACGGGCGCGAGGCCGCCGCTGCTGCGGCCGAGGCGGCGGAGGAGGGGCATCTCGTCCTCGCCGCGATCGACGCGCCCGACGCCGTTTCCGCGATCCGCCGCATGCGCGACTGGCGCGTCGAGCCCTTCCGCCTCGCGTCGACCATCGCCGCCACGCTCGCCCAGCGGCTCGTCCGCCGGCTGTGCCCCGATTGCCGCCGCCCGGTGCAGGCCAATGGCTCGGTCTCGGCGCTGCTCGGCTTCGATTCGGGCGCGATCGTCTATGCGCCGGTCGGCTGCGAGAGTTGCGAGGGCAGCGGCTTTGCCGGCCAGACCGGCGTGTTCGAGGCGATCGTCGCCGACGGCGCGATCCGCCGGCTGATCAACGACGGCGGCGACGAGGCGATCCTGGCGCGCCACGCCTTCCTGCGCGCGCCCAACCTCGGCTCGGCCGCCCGCGCGCTGGTTCGCGAGGGGCTCACCACGCCCGACGAGGCAGTGCGGATTTCGCGCGGATAA
- a CDS encoding 2OG-Fe(II) oxygenase — protein sequence MLSAASTLPNLGSGHPSEPIVDHIMRWPGVQRVPHPKVQMFIAKAFLEPELCELLRIKIDAERRPSTVADANDDYAFRTSETCDLSARDPVVMELKRRMTAFTGLDPDHGEPMQGQRYEIGQEFKAHTDYFEPQGRDYEKYCGVAGQRTWTVMLYLNDVEAGGATRFKAIDKIVRPETGKILAWNNLRPDGTPNPSTIHHAMPVRGGLKYVVTQWYRERRWGW from the coding sequence ATGCTGAGTGCCGCTTCCACCCTACCCAATCTCGGCTCGGGCCATCCGTCCGAACCGATCGTCGATCACATCATGCGCTGGCCGGGCGTGCAGCGGGTGCCGCACCCCAAGGTGCAGATGTTCATCGCCAAGGCCTTTCTCGAGCCCGAGCTGTGCGAGCTGCTGCGCATCAAGATCGACGCCGAGCGCCGCCCCTCGACGGTGGCCGACGCCAATGACGACTATGCCTTCCGCACCAGCGAGACCTGCGATCTCAGCGCACGCGATCCGGTGGTGATGGAGCTCAAGCGGCGGATGACCGCGTTCACCGGGCTCGATCCCGACCATGGCGAGCCGATGCAGGGCCAGCGCTACGAGATCGGCCAGGAGTTCAAGGCGCACACCGACTATTTCGAGCCGCAGGGCCGCGACTATGAGAAATATTGCGGCGTCGCCGGGCAGCGCACCTGGACGGTGATGCTCTACCTCAACGACGTCGAGGCCGGCGGCGCGACCCGTTTCAAGGCGATCGACAAGATCGTGCGGCCCGAGACCGGCAAGATCCTCGCCTGGAACAACCTGCGCCCCGACGGCACGCCCAATCCCTCGACCATCCACCACGCGATGCCGGTCCGCGGCGGACTGAAGTACGTGGTCACCCAGTGGTATCGCGAGCGGCGCTGGGGGTGGTGA
- a CDS encoding TonB-dependent receptor, with the protein MTKPMGLARLLLFTSALVAPSIAWAQATTSDTAGAPATGTTAETQDPAAQQEEPAPDVSVPGEIVVTGRRTNVTRDMPQVVSVLSSADIARTGEGDIAGALSRVTGLSVVGNGYVYVRGLGDRYSLALLNGSPLPSPEPLKRVVPLDIFPTNVISSSLVQKSYSANYPGEFGGGVINLTTNSLPKESFLTASGGVGANLVTTGHFGYVYAGGGQDWSGYDDGTRDLPPALAAYFASGDRLSSGTVDDQAIAGQLVNANNSLLQRQKRIGPNWSATLTGGTKYDVGDVSLGLIATAGYSSKWTTRDTIQQNSLTSDLSALENDFERVSTDNRVIVNGLLGLGVEFGDNKLRWTTLGVHDTIKRARLSLGQRHGTDTDFMQQDTAWYERQLIDTQFVGEFKLSPDWSLDLRGSYANTKRDAPDEFTYEYVRTNAAADPYGAYFVNRLNNGNGGDATVSYSKLNENLWSGGADLTWKLDPNLSLAVGYAYLNTDRTSSRRDFQFTAPSTLPGGVAMLRPDLLLGTAIINYYNIALIETNEGNPAFGATLDNHAAYFRENWQITPELSLDAGIRYETARETVTPIQVYNTAGSSTAATNLDNDYWLPSATLTWQFQPSMQVRVSGSKTLARPQFRELIYQFYFDPETNRQYRGNPLLQDSELLNLEARYEWYIALEQRFTIAGFYKRIDKPIETFITGDAFITSYANAPKANLYGAEVELSKKWPLFGERSLIAIANYTFTKSKLKVDAADRVAVYAISSTLATDFFKDGSPLTGQSDHLVNFQLGMEDKGSLSQQTLILSYASKRVTSRGLANSGQPDVYEYPGFNLDFVVRQGVKVAGQQLDLKLEARNLTNRKYKETQSNGKNTVIYNRYNPGATINFSLSTTF; encoded by the coding sequence ATGACGAAGCCGATGGGGCTCGCCCGCCTGTTGCTATTCACTTCCGCGCTCGTCGCGCCGTCCATCGCCTGGGCGCAGGCGACCACGTCGGACACGGCCGGGGCACCTGCCACCGGCACCACTGCTGAAACCCAGGATCCTGCCGCGCAGCAGGAGGAGCCCGCTCCGGACGTCTCCGTTCCCGGCGAGATCGTCGTCACCGGCCGCCGCACCAACGTCACCCGCGACATGCCGCAGGTCGTCTCGGTGCTGTCGAGCGCCGACATCGCCCGCACCGGCGAAGGCGACATCGCCGGCGCGCTCAGCCGCGTCACCGGCCTTAGCGTCGTCGGCAACGGCTATGTCTATGTTCGCGGCCTCGGCGACCGCTATTCGCTCGCGCTGCTCAACGGTTCGCCGCTGCCCAGCCCCGAGCCGCTGAAGCGCGTCGTCCCGCTCGACATCTTCCCGACCAACGTCATTTCCTCGTCGCTCGTCCAGAAGAGCTACTCGGCCAATTATCCGGGCGAGTTCGGCGGCGGCGTGATCAACCTCACCACCAATTCGCTGCCCAAGGAAAGCTTCCTGACGGCGAGCGGCGGCGTGGGCGCCAATCTCGTGACGACCGGCCATTTCGGCTATGTCTATGCAGGCGGCGGCCAGGACTGGTCCGGCTATGACGACGGCACGCGCGACCTGCCGCCGGCGCTCGCCGCCTATTTCGCCAGCGGCGACCGGCTGAGCTCGGGCACCGTCGATGATCAGGCGATCGCGGGCCAGCTGGTGAATGCCAACAACTCGCTGCTCCAGCGCCAGAAGCGCATCGGCCCGAACTGGTCGGCGACGCTGACCGGCGGCACCAAATATGACGTGGGCGACGTTTCGCTCGGCCTGATCGCCACCGCCGGCTACAGCAGCAAGTGGACGACGCGCGACACGATCCAGCAGAACTCGCTGACCAGCGACCTGTCGGCGCTCGAGAACGACTTCGAGCGCGTCTCGACCGACAATCGCGTGATCGTCAACGGCCTGCTCGGCCTCGGCGTCGAGTTCGGCGACAACAAGCTGCGCTGGACCACGCTCGGCGTGCACGACACGATCAAGCGCGCCCGTCTGAGCCTTGGCCAGCGCCACGGCACCGACACCGATTTCATGCAGCAGGACACGGCCTGGTACGAACGCCAGCTGATCGACACCCAGTTCGTCGGCGAGTTCAAGCTCAGCCCCGACTGGAGCCTCGACCTGCGCGGCAGCTATGCCAACACCAAGCGCGATGCGCCGGACGAGTTCACCTATGAATATGTCCGCACCAATGCCGCGGCGGATCCCTATGGCGCCTATTTCGTCAACCGCCTCAACAACGGCAATGGCGGCGACGCGACGGTCAGCTACTCGAAGCTGAACGAGAATCTCTGGTCGGGCGGCGCGGACCTCACCTGGAAGCTCGATCCGAACCTGAGCCTCGCGGTGGGCTATGCCTATCTCAATACCGACCGTACCAGCTCGCGCCGCGACTTCCAGTTCACGGCACCGAGCACGCTGCCGGGCGGCGTGGCGATGCTGCGGCCCGACCTGCTGCTCGGCACCGCGATCATCAATTATTACAACATCGCGCTGATCGAGACCAACGAGGGCAATCCCGCCTTCGGCGCCACGCTCGACAACCACGCGGCCTATTTCCGCGAGAACTGGCAGATCACGCCCGAGCTTTCGCTCGACGCGGGCATCCGCTACGAGACCGCCAGGGAGACGGTGACTCCGATCCAGGTGTACAACACCGCCGGCTCGAGCACCGCGGCGACCAATCTCGACAATGACTATTGGCTGCCCAGCGCCACGCTGACCTGGCAGTTCCAGCCGAGCATGCAGGTCCGCGTGAGCGGTTCGAAGACGCTGGCCCGGCCGCAGTTCCGCGAGCTGATCTACCAGTTCTACTTCGATCCGGAGACCAACCGCCAGTATCGCGGCAACCCGCTGCTCCAGGACAGCGAGCTGCTCAACCTCGAAGCGCGCTACGAATGGTATATCGCGCTCGAACAGCGCTTCACGATCGCTGGCTTCTACAAGCGCATCGACAAGCCGATCGAGACGTTCATCACCGGGGACGCCTTCATCACCAGCTATGCCAATGCGCCGAAGGCCAACCTCTACGGCGCCGAAGTCGAGCTGAGCAAGAAGTGGCCGCTGTTCGGCGAGCGCAGCCTGATCGCGATCGCCAACTATACCTTCACCAAGTCGAAGCTGAAGGTCGACGCGGCGGACCGCGTGGCGGTCTATGCAATCTCGTCGACGCTGGCGACCGACTTCTTCAAGGACGGCTCGCCGCTCACCGGCCAGTCCGACCATCTGGTGAACTTCCAGCTGGGCATGGAGGACAAGGGCTCGCTCTCGCAGCAGACCCTGATCCTCTCCTATGCCAGCAAGCGCGTCACCAGCCGCGGCCTGGCCAATTCGGGCCAGCCCGACGTCTACGAATATCCGGGCTTCAACTTGGACTTCGTCGTGCGCCAGGGCGTGAAGGTGGCAGGGCAGCAACTCGACCTGAAGCTCGAGGCCCGCAACCTGACGAACCGCAAGTACAAGGAAACCCAGTCGAACGGGAAGAACACGGTGATCTACAACCGCTACAATCCCGGCGCGACGATCAACTTCTCGCTCTCGACCACCTTCTGA
- a CDS encoding amidohydrolase family protein, whose protein sequence is MTKLRNLLAAAFLLVPGIAAAQKAPVLLVPDRVFTATDRVEHPGWKVLVADGRIVAVGPDVAAPAGAEIRALPGTTLIPGMIDLHVHLFLHPYNETSWNDQVMKEPLALRTARAVAHARATLMAGFTTVRDLGTEGAGDADAGLKAAIQQGIVPGPRLLIADRAMVATGAYGPKGYAWDVPQGAEEVSGEGIVAAVRHQIAHGADWVKFYADYRWGPGEPSRATFSLDELKAGVAAAHDAGRKVAVHASTPEGMRRAILAGADSIEHGNDGTAEVFALMKGHGAAFCPTLAATDAITRYGGWNGSAPEPEAIRAKRASYAAALKSGVTMCVGGDTGVFAHGANAREIELMAGWGMAPAEALWTATAGNAAILGMSDRIGSIAPGRIADLVAVAGDPLKDLSALENVRLVMQSGNIVTTP, encoded by the coding sequence ATGACCAAGCTCCGCAACCTGCTCGCCGCCGCGTTCCTGCTCGTCCCCGGCATCGCCGCCGCGCAGAAGGCGCCGGTGCTGCTGGTGCCCGACCGCGTGTTCACCGCGACCGACCGCGTCGAGCATCCCGGCTGGAAGGTCCTTGTCGCCGATGGCAGGATCGTCGCGGTCGGACCCGACGTCGCCGCCCCCGCCGGTGCCGAGATACGCGCGCTGCCCGGCACCACGCTGATCCCCGGCATGATCGACCTGCATGTCCACCTGTTCCTCCATCCGTACAACGAGACGAGCTGGAACGATCAGGTGATGAAGGAGCCGCTGGCGCTGCGCACCGCCCGCGCGGTGGCGCATGCGCGCGCGACGCTGATGGCCGGCTTCACCACCGTCCGCGACCTCGGCACCGAAGGGGCAGGGGACGCCGATGCCGGGCTCAAGGCGGCGATCCAGCAGGGCATCGTGCCCGGCCCGCGCCTGCTCATCGCCGATCGCGCGATGGTCGCCACCGGTGCCTATGGGCCCAAGGGCTATGCCTGGGACGTGCCGCAGGGCGCCGAGGAAGTGAGCGGCGAGGGGATCGTCGCCGCCGTCCGCCACCAGATCGCGCACGGGGCCGACTGGGTAAAATTCTACGCAGACTATCGCTGGGGCCCGGGCGAGCCGAGCCGCGCGACCTTTAGCCTCGACGAGCTGAAGGCCGGCGTCGCCGCTGCGCACGATGCCGGGCGCAAGGTCGCGGTGCACGCCAGCACGCCCGAGGGGATGCGCCGCGCGATCCTCGCCGGGGCGGACAGCATCGAGCATGGCAATGACGGCACCGCGGAGGTGTTCGCGCTGATGAAGGGGCATGGCGCGGCCTTCTGCCCGACGCTCGCCGCCACCGACGCGATCACCCGCTATGGCGGCTGGAACGGCAGCGCGCCCGAGCCCGAGGCGATCCGCGCCAAGCGGGCAAGCTATGCCGCCGCGCTCAAGTCCGGCGTGACGATGTGCGTCGGCGGCGATACCGGCGTGTTCGCCCACGGCGCCAATGCCCGCGAGATCGAGTTGATGGCCGGCTGGGGCATGGCGCCGGCGGAGGCGCTATGGACGGCGACCGCGGGCAATGCCGCCATATTGGGAATGTCCGACCGGATCGGCAGCATCGCGCCCGGCCGGATCGCCGATCTGGTTGCGGTGGCCGGCGATCCGCTCAAGGATTTGTCGGCGCTCGAAAATGTCCGGCTCGTGATGCAATCGGGCAACATCGTCACCACGCCATGA
- a CDS encoding DMT family transporter: MLWAVATVAAAGFQVGRNALQRGMMSNTGPWGATLVRFLFGLPFSLAFTALTFALSPQLDPQFGWEFWWPALTGALAQVIATAALLLAMHHAGFAVGTALQQSSVPLAATVGLVVFGDNLSALGWVGVAVTTFGLAVLVWPRRIEGAHHPVLGVTYGVLSGLLFGFALNAFRHAGLRLEPHHPWFSAMACVAIVQAVQAVGLGLYLAIRDRAALAAVIAGWRQSLGAGLFGALASSGWFLALNLAPAAAVRALGVIEMPIAAAAGHRLFREKLSLRQMLGVILITGGVAMTAMY; encoded by the coding sequence GTGCTGTGGGCAGTGGCGACGGTGGCGGCGGCGGGGTTTCAGGTCGGGCGCAACGCGCTCCAGCGCGGAATGATGTCGAACACCGGCCCCTGGGGCGCCACGCTCGTGCGCTTCCTGTTCGGCCTGCCGTTCTCGCTGGCCTTTACCGCGCTGACCTTCGCGCTCAGCCCGCAGCTCGACCCGCAGTTCGGCTGGGAATTCTGGTGGCCGGCGCTGACCGGCGCGCTGGCCCAGGTGATCGCCACCGCCGCGCTGCTGCTCGCGATGCACCATGCCGGCTTCGCGGTGGGCACGGCGCTCCAGCAAAGCTCGGTGCCGCTCGCCGCCACGGTGGGGCTGGTCGTGTTCGGTGACAATCTCTCCGCGCTCGGCTGGGTCGGTGTCGCGGTGACGACGTTCGGGCTCGCCGTGCTGGTCTGGCCCAGAAGGATCGAGGGGGCGCATCACCCGGTGCTCGGCGTCACCTATGGCGTGCTCTCGGGGCTGCTGTTCGGCTTCGCGCTCAATGCCTTTCGCCATGCCGGGCTGCGGCTCGAGCCGCATCATCCCTGGTTCTCGGCGATGGCCTGCGTCGCGATCGTCCAGGCAGTGCAGGCGGTCGGGCTCGGCCTCTATCTGGCGATCCGCGACCGTGCCGCGCTCGCCGCGGTGATCGCCGGGTGGCGCCAGTCGCTCGGGGCGGGGCTGTTCGGCGCGCTGGCGTCGTCGGGCTGGTTCCTGGCGCTCAACCTCGCCCCCGCCGCGGCGGTGCGCGCGCTGGGCGTGATCGAGATGCCGATCGCCGCCGCCGCCGGCCACCGGCTGTTCCGCGAGAAGCTCAGCCTGCGGCAAATGCTCGGCGTGATACTGATCACCGGCGGCGTGGCGATGACGGCGATGTATTGA